The window AATTCTTTTGACTAACAAAAGGGCCTTAAAACACCGAGCCATGTTCAAGTTAAAGTGCCTTGTGAGGACACACAACGGGGCTAGAGATGAGTCTTATGGCTGCTGCATGCAGAAGGAAGACGAGGaagggaggctagggtttcacctCGCAAAGACTCTCCCAAAGGCTGCAACAGGGGCTTTTGTAGACAACCTAAGAGTGATATCACCCAAGATTTTGCCTGCGAGGGAACTGCTTAGGTTTATGGTTGTGTCCCTTGTCCGGAAAATGAATCAGATCTGCAACATGAATAGCAAGACTGGCCCGGGAAATATTattagcagcagcagcagcaaaaCTCTGCTGAACTTTAAGACTGGGGTCGATCACTTTTGCCTGCACACAGGTGGAAAGGCTGTGATAGATGGGATTGGAGGGAACCTTGGGCTATGCGAGTACGATCTAGAGCCAGCGAGGATGACACTGCACAGGTTTGGAAACACTTCGGCAAGCAGTCTTTGGTATGTTTTAGGGTACATGGAAGCAAAGAAAAGGCTTAAACAGGGGGATAAAGTGCTGATGATAAgctttggagctgggtttaaatgCAACAGCTGTGTATGGGAGGTCACGAGGGATTTGGTGGATCATGTAAGTGAAAATAATGTCTGGAAGGACTGCATTGATTGGTACCCACCAGAGTCGTTGACCAACCCTTTTATGAAGAAGTTTGGTTGGATCCACCAGGAGGATGTGAGCACATTCAAAACGTTACTGTAGATAATAGGTCAAAACATCTTCAGTTCTGGCCGCTAGCTCTACAGTTCgtcgtttttcttttttaaactagTTAAAAACGTTTCTCCCAACTGTCATTCTTCatgtattttctattatttttctgtatACTTAAATTAAGCTGCTAGCTAGAGATCAGTCAAGGTTCATGTTTTGgtactactgcatgcatgcatgcatgcaactatatatgtataagaTATTGTcatgcaactatatatataagatgtgcTGTGCACTTCCAATTACCTGAATAAGCTATTTAACAGGCAGTTTGAATTCGAGACTCGATTCATCTGTTAATTGATCAGCCCCTTCTTTAATATTATGACGACATAATGACTTATTACTAAACGATACAATTCATATCGATCAAACCTAACCTAACTCAACTTGATTATTACTGTCCACCAATAAAAGCTCATATATTAATA is drawn from Juglans regia cultivar Chandler chromosome 5, Walnut 2.0, whole genome shotgun sequence and contains these coding sequences:
- the LOC108979165 gene encoding 3-ketoacyl-CoA synthase 12-like — translated: MEFLVLLYALPIFYSLFMLWKWVDAKRDQECYILDYQCHKPTDDRMLDTGFCGEIIERAKNLGLNEYKFLLRAVVSSGIGEQTYGPRIMFSGREENPTLLDGVSEMDEFFHDSIAKLLSSSGISPSEIDVLVVNVSMLSSVPSLTARIINHYKMRDDVKVFNLSGMGCSASLISVDIVRHIFRSYKNLYALVVTSESLSPNWYSGNDRSMILANCLFRSGGCAILLTNKRALKHRAMFKLKCLVRTHNGARDESYGCCMQKEDEEGRLGFHLAKTLPKAATGAFVDNLRVISPKILPARELLRFMVVSLVRKMNQICNMNSKTGPGNIISSSSSKTLLNFKTGVDHFCLHTGGKAVIDGIGGNLGLCEYDLEPARMTLHRFGNTSASSLWYVLGYMEAKKRLKQGDKVLMISFGAGFKCNSCVWEVTRDLVDHVSENNVWKDCIDWYPPESLTNPFMKKFGWIHQEDVSTFKTLL